In Amaranthus tricolor cultivar Red isolate AtriRed21 chromosome 3, ASM2621246v1, whole genome shotgun sequence, a single window of DNA contains:
- the LOC130807817 gene encoding uncharacterized protein LOC130807817, producing the protein MAEDTPPIDNNFETEDALPMDAPTTSKKRKGRGPTKSLKVTEPMHLEYNALGQPCGKWRRQYGNQVGLCICKISILHAWNEVPEGLKNSLWNDTVNLFHIKSDEDKKNVFLSAVAESFRDFKSKLITGWITKSRARTTKKVKTGNEGGEQAPSKMPYEIWGHISKRD; encoded by the exons atggctgaagacactccaccaattgacaataattttgagactgaagacgctttaccaatggatgctcccactaccagtaagaaaagaaaagggcgaggtcctacgaaaagcctcaaagtcacagaacccatgcatttggaatacaatgcattgggtcaaccctgcggaaaatggcgtaggcaatatggaaatcaagtgggcctatgtatctgcaagatttccatattgcatgcatggaacgaggttccagagggtctgaaaaactctctatggaatgatactgtg aatcttttccacatcaagagcgatgaggacaagaagaatgtgtttctttcagctgttgctgaaagtttcagagatttcaaatccaagctaataactggctggattacgaagagccgtgcccgtacgaccaaaaaggtcaaaacgggaaacgaaggtggagagcaagcaccttcaaagatgccctacgaaatatggggtcacatatcgaagagggattga
- the LOC130807818 gene encoding uncharacterized protein LOC130807818, whose protein sequence is MCLIRFFLLRQTTLSHSNFLSVCQSSTRCRLLHQTMDAWLTLPRCRLAQLLTIFGIMNQLNLSLQRNEQDIVNAMKLVNVTKEQLQKLRDEGWYSHLEKVTSFCNKYDMFVPEMDDIYVLLG, encoded by the exons ATGTGTCTAATACGGTTCTTCCTCCTTCGCCAGACGACATTGTCACATTCCAACTTCCTCTCTGTTTGCCAATCCAGTACCCGCTGCCGGCTGCTGCATCAGACTATGGATGCGTGGTTGACATTGCCACGGTGCCGCCTGG cACAATTGTTGACAATTTTTGGGATAATGAATCAATTAAATTTGTCATTACAAAGAAATGAGCAAGATATTGTGAACGCCATGAAACTTGTTAATGTAACTAAAGAACAGTTGCAGAAGCTTCGAGATGAAGGATGGTATAGTCACTTGGAAAAGGTCACCTCATTTTGTAATAAGTATGATATGTTTGTTCCTGAGATGGATGACATATATGTTCTTCTTGGATGA